In Stutzerimonas stutzeri, a genomic segment contains:
- a CDS encoding DUF1329 domain-containing protein, with protein sequence MKTTRKLFSVLALSLLASSVMAAVSPEEAAKLGNSLTPLGAEKAGNADGSIPEWTGGLATDAASLSDGHVTNPFKDEQPEFVITAQNADQYKDKLTAGQQAMFKRYPETYKMRVFPTHRSAAVPDRIYEAAKKSALNTELVGGGNGVDNFADSRYYAFPIPKNGLEVVWNHITRYRGGNVRRNIVQATPQTNGSYTLVHFEDEVAFPSDMTDLDPERAKNALLFFKQRVTAPSRLAGNVLLVHDSLDQVKDPRQAWIYNAGQRRVRRAPQVAYDGPGTAADGMRTTDNFDMFSGAPDRYDWKLIGKRELYIPYNSFDINSSDVKYSDILKAGHVNQDLARYELHRVWEIEANLKDGERNIYAKRRFFVDEDTWQIAESELYDGRGQLWRVGEAHLLQYYQHKVPAYAFEALYDVISGRYIAIGMSNEEKAHEFGYKASARDFTPAALRNAGVR encoded by the coding sequence ATGAAAACAACAAGAAAACTATTCAGTGTCTTGGCCCTTTCGCTGCTCGCCAGCAGCGTGATGGCCGCCGTATCTCCAGAGGAAGCCGCAAAACTTGGCAACTCGCTGACGCCGCTGGGCGCTGAGAAGGCGGGTAACGCTGATGGCAGCATCCCCGAGTGGACTGGCGGACTCGCCACCGATGCGGCATCGCTCAGTGACGGCCATGTCACAAATCCCTTCAAGGATGAACAGCCCGAGTTTGTCATCACCGCGCAGAACGCCGACCAGTACAAGGACAAGCTGACTGCCGGTCAGCAGGCGATGTTCAAGCGTTATCCGGAAACCTACAAAATGCGCGTATTTCCGACCCATCGCAGCGCTGCTGTGCCGGATCGGATCTACGAGGCCGCTAAGAAAAGCGCATTGAATACCGAACTGGTCGGTGGCGGTAATGGCGTCGACAATTTCGCCGACAGCCGTTACTACGCATTCCCGATTCCGAAGAACGGTCTGGAAGTCGTCTGGAACCACATCACCCGTTATCGCGGCGGCAACGTCCGTCGCAACATCGTGCAGGCTACGCCGCAGACCAATGGCAGCTACACCCTGGTGCACTTCGAAGACGAAGTGGCGTTCCCAAGCGACATGACAGACTTGGATCCGGAACGCGCCAAGAATGCGTTGCTGTTCTTCAAGCAGCGGGTAACGGCTCCATCGCGCCTCGCGGGTAACGTGCTGCTGGTGCACGATTCGCTGGACCAGGTAAAAGATCCGCGCCAGGCGTGGATTTACAACGCCGGTCAGCGCCGTGTGCGCCGTGCTCCGCAGGTCGCCTATGACGGCCCAGGTACCGCCGCCGACGGGATGCGGACTACCGATAACTTCGACATGTTCAGCGGTGCCCCGGACCGTTACGACTGGAAACTGATCGGCAAGAGAGAGCTGTACATTCCTTACAACAGCTTCGACATCAACTCCAGTGACGTGAAATACAGCGATATCCTCAAAGCCGGTCACGTCAACCAGGATCTGGCCCGTTACGAGCTGCACCGTGTATGGGAAATCGAAGCCAACCTCAAGGATGGTGAGCGTAACATTTACGCTAAGCGCCGTTTCTTCGTGGACGAGGATACCTGGCAGATCGCGGAGTCCGAGCTTTACGACGGTCGCGGGCAGCTTTGGCGCGTCGGTGAGGCGCACCTTCTGCAGTACTACCAGCACAAGGTTCCGGCGTATGCCTTCGAGGCGCTCTACGATGTGATCTCCGGTCGCTACATTGCGATTGGCATGAGCAACGAAGAAAAAGCGCATGAGTTCGGCTATAAGGCTTCGGCCCGGGATTTCACGCCCGCCGCGCTGCGAAATGCCGGGGTGCGCTGA
- a CDS encoding YebG family protein, whose translation MAVEVVYRSSRDLERLFMDKAEADRHDKMLELAEALAAALHKAAPSLSEQQADDIGIFMAKHRDLFAKAFKNNPEALAELPTSTDES comes from the coding sequence ATGGCCGTCGAAGTGGTGTACCGCAGCAGCCGGGACTTGGAGCGTTTGTTCATGGATAAAGCCGAAGCAGACCGTCACGATAAGATGCTTGAATTGGCCGAAGCCTTAGCCGCAGCACTGCATAAGGCTGCACCGTCGCTGAGTGAACAGCAGGCTGACGATATCGGCATATTCATGGCCAAGCATCGGGATCTGTTTGCCAAAGCCTTCAAGAACAACCCCGAAGCCTTGGCCGAGCTGCCAACGTCGACCGACGAGTCTTGA
- the argJ gene encoding bifunctional glutamate N-acetyltransferase/amino-acid acetyltransferase ArgJ — protein MAVGLGSLPTLHPVPGFELGIASAGIKRPGRKDVVVMRCAEGSTVAGVFTLNAFCAAPVTLAKQRAQGAVRYLLTNTGNANAGTGEPGMQAAMRSCASLAKLTGCDEKSILPFSTGVIGEPLPVEKIEAALPAAVADLDENHWAEAATGIMTTDTLPKGASRQFEHDGVTVTVTGISKGAGMIRPNMATMLGYIATDAKVAQPVLQDLLRDAANKSFNRITIDGDTSTNDCCMLVATGRAALPEVTKTSGELFEKLKQAVFEVSMDVAQSIVRDGEGATKFVTVIVNGGQNHQECLDVGYAVAHSPLIKTALFASDPNWGRILAAVGRAGVADLDVSKVDVYLGAVCIASQGGRSPSYTEEQGAAVMAEEEIEIRIELGRGSCSETIWTTDLSHEYVRINAEYRT, from the coding sequence ATGGCTGTCGGTCTTGGTTCCTTACCTACTCTGCATCCTGTCCCCGGTTTCGAGCTGGGCATTGCCTCGGCCGGCATCAAGCGACCGGGGCGCAAGGACGTGGTAGTGATGCGCTGTGCCGAAGGATCGACCGTCGCCGGCGTGTTCACTTTGAATGCGTTCTGCGCCGCACCGGTGACCTTGGCCAAACAACGGGCGCAGGGAGCGGTTCGCTATCTGCTGACCAACACTGGCAACGCCAACGCCGGTACGGGTGAGCCTGGCATGCAGGCGGCGATGCGCAGCTGTGCCAGTCTGGCGAAGCTGACCGGCTGTGACGAAAAATCCATTCTGCCATTCTCCACAGGCGTGATCGGCGAGCCGCTGCCGGTCGAGAAAATCGAGGCCGCGCTGCCCGCCGCGGTAGCGGACCTGGACGAAAACCACTGGGCCGAAGCGGCAACCGGCATCATGACGACCGATACCTTGCCCAAGGGCGCAAGCCGCCAGTTCGAGCACGACGGTGTCACGGTTACCGTGACCGGTATTTCCAAAGGCGCCGGCATGATCCGACCGAACATGGCCACCATGCTCGGCTATATCGCCACGGACGCCAAGGTCGCCCAGCCCGTCCTGCAGGATCTGCTGCGCGACGCCGCGAACAAGTCCTTCAACCGCATTACGATCGATGGCGATACGTCGACCAATGATTGCTGCATGCTGGTGGCGACTGGCCGGGCGGCGCTGCCGGAAGTCACCAAGACCAGTGGCGAGTTGTTCGAAAAACTCAAGCAAGCCGTGTTCGAGGTGAGCATGGACGTGGCGCAATCCATCGTCCGGGACGGCGAAGGCGCGACCAAATTCGTCACAGTCATCGTCAACGGCGGCCAGAACCATCAGGAATGCCTCGATGTCGGCTATGCCGTCGCGCACTCGCCGCTGATCAAGACGGCGCTGTTCGCTTCCGATCCGAACTGGGGGCGTATTCTCGCGGCAGTCGGCCGTGCTGGCGTGGCCGATCTGGACGTGAGCAAGGTCGATGTCTATCTAGGGGCTGTATGCATCGCTAGCCAAGGCGGCCGTTCGCCAAGCTATACCGAAGAACAGGGCGCTGCGGTAATGGCCGAGGAAGA
- a CDS encoding LuxR C-terminal-related transcriptional regulator, translated as MSVRFNPGALSTEAAAQVQVATIPRLPPLHIPRPRLTEALLEARCRLRLICAPAGFGKSVLMNECARLVPADTHLVWLDLGGRPCSAQALYSQLSRVLNSSTVASGDVQQDLVNLLHDFRHPLWIMLDDYPRETAAEFDACLDLLLERGPESVSWWVSSRRQPAWKLPRLLLQGDLLEVEAEALALTAGELRQLLKAHRLDLADDTFKQLLAGSEGWLAGISLLLLNANEQAVRERLVAGTPLLRDYVQREVLEGQSEDVRRALFALARMPRFSPQLCEHVLDGIGSDLLDVLKTFQLFIRQIDNCGEWFRLWRPLTLMLQRMPEAISPTQTHLRACQWFANRGEMREAVEHALWAGQPEVAANFLQRYGQEQLLIGDNVSHFMKWRSELPQDLFNSTTRLIVLHGWALIISARLDEADDCLADLAKFFPQPDARRQAQLLAQWQALRGFLARLRGEPEARNYCLQALEVLSDHAWAQRVLCYQALSQQAMAESQLELAQQYNSEGMKLARLKGSVLYEAMLNVDRIQLLELTGEFERAVGVLEESLMVLRDSVRHSPIIGRLKLLQGHLLAYQGLDELAREAYQQGRIETETCGDSYVFFGYAGLAELAARNQEFPTAYHWLREAERLTQWRHVPEARFRGILPLITGLTWLHQGQLKKARAVFIQVMELYGRHTYLAPSGFYELLPRVQRYLAVIDMLSGRFSLAIDTLQELIEQNIRAQRLGLACECRFTLAEALQLDGRQDEAELELRKALGEAARQHLIKPMYELQHRQPQWLARILPAGKGESLRDRLQQFEREPEDALAAGDEVILSNRELTVLRLIAQGCSNQEIAEQLFISLHTVKTHARRINTKLGVARRTQAVARAKALAWL; from the coding sequence ATGTCCGTACGCTTCAACCCTGGTGCACTCAGCACAGAAGCCGCCGCGCAGGTTCAAGTTGCGACCATCCCACGTCTTCCTCCTTTACACATTCCCAGGCCGAGGCTGACCGAGGCGCTGCTCGAGGCCCGTTGTCGCCTGCGTTTGATATGTGCGCCGGCCGGTTTCGGTAAAAGCGTGCTGATGAATGAGTGTGCTCGGTTGGTGCCCGCTGATACCCATCTTGTCTGGCTCGATCTCGGTGGCCGACCGTGCTCTGCCCAAGCACTTTATTCACAGCTCAGTCGCGTACTGAATAGCTCGACCGTAGCGAGCGGGGACGTGCAGCAGGATCTCGTCAATCTGTTGCATGATTTTCGGCATCCGCTGTGGATCATGCTGGATGATTATCCGCGAGAGACGGCTGCAGAGTTCGATGCCTGCCTCGACCTGCTTCTCGAAAGAGGTCCAGAGTCGGTCAGTTGGTGGGTAAGCAGCCGCCGGCAACCTGCATGGAAGTTGCCAAGATTATTGCTTCAAGGCGACCTGCTCGAGGTGGAGGCTGAGGCTTTGGCGCTGACTGCCGGTGAACTCAGGCAATTACTCAAAGCACACCGGCTGGACCTGGCGGACGACACGTTCAAACAGCTGTTGGCAGGTAGCGAGGGCTGGCTCGCCGGCATCAGTCTGCTGTTATTGAATGCCAATGAACAGGCGGTGCGTGAACGGCTGGTAGCGGGCACGCCTTTGCTGCGTGACTACGTGCAGCGAGAGGTGCTTGAGGGGCAGAGCGAAGACGTCCGCCGCGCACTGTTCGCGTTGGCGCGCATGCCACGTTTTTCACCGCAGCTATGCGAGCATGTGCTCGATGGCATCGGTAGTGACCTCCTCGATGTGCTGAAAACGTTCCAGTTGTTCATTCGCCAAATCGACAATTGCGGCGAATGGTTCCGCCTGTGGCGACCGCTAACCTTGATGTTGCAGCGGATGCCCGAAGCGATATCGCCAACGCAGACCCATCTGCGCGCCTGTCAATGGTTTGCCAACCGCGGCGAGATGCGCGAGGCGGTGGAGCATGCATTGTGGGCGGGGCAGCCGGAAGTCGCAGCCAACTTTCTGCAGCGCTACGGGCAGGAACAATTGCTCATCGGCGATAACGTCTCGCATTTTATGAAGTGGCGCAGCGAATTGCCGCAGGACCTGTTCAACAGCACGACTCGGTTGATCGTGCTGCACGGCTGGGCATTGATCATCTCCGCCCGCCTTGACGAGGCGGATGATTGCCTGGCCGATCTGGCGAAGTTCTTTCCCCAACCCGACGCTCGGCGCCAGGCGCAGCTGCTCGCTCAATGGCAAGCCTTGCGCGGCTTTCTTGCCCGCTTGCGTGGCGAGCCCGAGGCCCGGAATTATTGTCTCCAAGCGCTGGAAGTCTTGTCTGATCATGCATGGGCGCAGCGAGTGCTGTGTTATCAGGCACTGTCCCAGCAGGCGATGGCCGAGAGTCAGCTCGAGCTGGCGCAGCAGTACAACAGTGAAGGCATGAAACTGGCACGGCTCAAGGGCAGCGTGCTTTACGAGGCGATGCTGAACGTCGATCGAATCCAGCTGCTGGAGCTCACCGGTGAGTTCGAACGGGCCGTCGGGGTTCTTGAAGAGTCACTGATGGTGCTGCGCGACAGTGTCAGGCATAGCCCGATAATCGGCCGGTTAAAACTGCTGCAGGGGCATCTGCTCGCTTATCAGGGGCTCGATGAACTGGCCCGCGAGGCGTATCAGCAGGGACGAATCGAGACGGAGACCTGCGGTGATTCCTATGTGTTCTTCGGCTATGCCGGCCTCGCGGAACTTGCTGCTCGCAATCAGGAATTTCCGACGGCGTATCACTGGTTGCGTGAAGCTGAGCGGTTAACCCAGTGGCGACATGTGCCAGAGGCACGTTTCCGCGGCATTTTGCCGTTGATAACCGGTCTGACCTGGTTGCATCAGGGGCAACTGAAAAAAGCCAGGGCCGTATTCATACAGGTAATGGAGCTGTACGGACGGCACACATATCTCGCACCTTCCGGATTCTATGAGTTGCTACCACGAGTTCAGCGATACCTGGCTGTAATCGATATGCTTTCGGGGCGCTTTTCGTTGGCCATCGACACGTTGCAGGAATTAATCGAGCAGAATATTCGCGCTCAGCGCCTGGGGTTGGCCTGTGAATGCCGATTCACACTTGCGGAAGCGTTGCAACTGGATGGTCGACAAGACGAAGCGGAGCTGGAGTTGCGCAAGGCGCTTGGTGAAGCCGCGAGGCAGCATTTGATCAAGCCGATGTATGAATTGCAACATCGTCAGCCGCAGTGGCTCGCCCGAATATTGCCTGCCGGCAAGGGCGAAAGTCTGCGCGATCGCCTGCAGCAATTCGAGCGAGAGCCCGAAGACGCATTGGCTGCGGGTGACGAGGTGATCCTGAGCAATCGCGAACTCACGGTGTTGAGGCTTATCGCCCAGGGTTGCTCGAATCAGGAAATTGCCGAGCAGCTCTTTATTTCACTGCATACAGTCAAAACACATGCTCGGCGCATCAATACCAAGTTGGGTGTCGCCAGGCGTACTCAGGCAGTGGCTCGGGCCAAGGCACTGGCCTGGCTCTGA
- the secA gene encoding preprotein translocase subunit SecA: MFAPLMKKLFGSKNDREVKRMLKAVQAVNALEEQMLSLSDEQLRSKTEEFKARLGQGETLDQILPEAFAVCREAGKRVMGMRHFDVQLIGGMTLHEGKIAEMRTGEGKTLVATLAVYLNALAGKGVHVVTVNDYLARRDANWMRPLYEFLGLTVGIVTPFQPPEEKRAAYAADITYGTNNEFGFDYLRDNMAFSLGEKNQRELNFAVIDEVDSILIDEARTPLIISGQAEDSSKLYQQINQLIPLLKQHIEEEEGVVTQEGHFTVDEKTRQVELNEAGHQFVEEMLTKAGLLAEGESLYSAHNLGLLTHVYSSLRAHKLFHRNVEYIVQNNQVLLIDEHTGRTMPGRRLSEGLHQAIEAKEGLPIQPESQTLASTTFQNYFRLYKKLSGMTGTADTEAFEFMQIYNLPVMVIPTNKPLARKDYNDLVYLTQEEKFAAIITDIKDCQNNGRPVLVGTATIESSEYVSQLLQKEGIEHKVLNAKHHDKEAEIIAQAGRPGAVTIATNMAGRGTDILLGGNWEVEVAALENPSDEQVAQIKADWQKRHQAVLEAGGLHVIASERHESRRIDNQLRGRAGRQGDAGSSRFYLSLEDSLMRIFASDRVKNFMKALGMESGEAIEHRMVTNAIEKAQRKVEGRNFDMRKQLLEYDDVANEQRKVIYHMRNSLLAADEIGETISDFRREALDYAINQHIPPQSLPEQWDIAGLEAVLYSDFGTRLPVQQWLDDDEKLYEETLRERILEALITAYNEKEELAGAEALRTFEKQIVLRVLDDLWKDHLSTMDHLRHGIHLRGYAQKNPKQEYKRESFALFQDLLESIKRDSIRVLSHVQVRREDPVEEEQRLRREAEELAQRMQFQHAEVSALEQSDEEPDAEGGVATAAAPVRTEQKIGRNEPCPCGSGKKYKHCHGQVQ, translated from the coding sequence ATGTTTGCGCCTTTAATGAAGAAGCTCTTTGGTAGCAAGAATGACCGCGAGGTCAAGCGCATGCTCAAGGCGGTACAAGCCGTCAATGCGCTCGAAGAGCAGATGCTGTCTCTCTCCGACGAGCAATTGCGGAGCAAGACCGAAGAGTTCAAGGCCCGCCTCGGCCAAGGCGAGACCCTCGACCAGATTCTCCCCGAAGCCTTCGCTGTCTGCCGCGAGGCCGGCAAGCGGGTGATGGGTATGCGTCACTTCGACGTACAGCTGATCGGCGGCATGACGCTGCACGAGGGCAAGATCGCAGAGATGCGTACCGGTGAGGGCAAGACCCTGGTGGCGACCCTGGCGGTCTATCTCAACGCACTTGCGGGCAAGGGCGTTCACGTGGTGACGGTGAACGACTATCTGGCGCGCCGCGACGCCAACTGGATGCGCCCGTTGTACGAATTTCTCGGCCTGACGGTGGGTATCGTCACGCCGTTCCAGCCGCCGGAAGAGAAGCGCGCGGCGTACGCCGCCGACATCACATACGGTACCAACAATGAGTTCGGCTTCGATTACCTGCGCGACAACATGGCGTTCAGCCTCGGCGAGAAGAACCAGCGCGAACTCAATTTCGCAGTTATCGACGAGGTGGATTCGATCCTCATCGACGAAGCCCGTACGCCGCTGATCATTTCCGGTCAGGCCGAAGACAGCTCCAAGCTCTATCAGCAGATCAATCAGCTGATTCCATTGCTCAAGCAGCACATCGAGGAAGAAGAAGGTGTCGTCACGCAGGAAGGGCACTTCACTGTCGACGAGAAGACCCGGCAGGTCGAGCTGAACGAGGCCGGTCACCAGTTCGTTGAGGAAATGCTGACCAAGGCCGGACTGCTGGCGGAAGGCGAAAGTCTTTACTCGGCTCATAACCTCGGCCTGTTGACCCACGTCTATTCCAGCTTGCGCGCGCACAAACTGTTCCATCGCAACGTCGAGTACATCGTGCAGAACAATCAGGTTCTGCTGATTGATGAACACACCGGTCGTACTATGCCGGGTCGTCGTCTTTCCGAAGGTTTGCATCAGGCCATCGAAGCGAAGGAAGGCCTGCCGATCCAGCCGGAAAGCCAGACCCTGGCATCCACTACCTTCCAGAACTACTTCCGTCTGTACAAGAAGCTTTCCGGCATGACCGGCACCGCCGATACCGAAGCGTTCGAATTCATGCAGATCTACAACCTGCCGGTCATGGTCATCCCGACCAACAAGCCGCTGGCGCGCAAGGATTACAACGACCTGGTCTATCTGACCCAGGAAGAGAAGTTCGCCGCGATCATTACCGACATCAAGGACTGCCAGAACAATGGCCGTCCGGTGTTGGTCGGCACCGCGACGATCGAAAGTTCGGAATACGTGTCGCAGTTGCTGCAGAAGGAAGGTATCGAGCACAAGGTGCTCAACGCCAAACACCACGACAAGGAAGCCGAAATCATCGCCCAGGCCGGGCGCCCCGGGGCCGTGACCATTGCTACCAACATGGCCGGTCGCGGTACCGACATCCTTCTGGGCGGGAACTGGGAAGTCGAAGTCGCGGCGCTCGAAAACCCATCCGACGAGCAGGTCGCGCAGATCAAGGCCGATTGGCAGAAGCGCCACCAGGCGGTGCTGGAAGCTGGCGGCTTGCATGTGATTGCGTCTGAACGTCACGAGTCGCGGCGTATCGACAACCAGCTGCGTGGCCGCGCCGGTCGTCAGGGCGATGCCGGTTCGAGCCGTTTTTACCTGTCGCTGGAAGACAGCCTGATGCGCATCTTCGCCTCGGACCGGGTGAAGAATTTCATGAAGGCCCTAGGCATGGAGTCTGGCGAGGCCATTGAACATCGCATGGTCACTAATGCCATCGAGAAGGCTCAGCGCAAAGTCGAGGGGCGTAACTTCGACATGCGCAAGCAGTTGCTCGAGTATGACGATGTCGCCAACGAGCAGCGCAAGGTCATTTACCACATGCGCAACAGCCTGCTGGCCGCCGATGAAATCGGTGAAACCATCAGCGATTTCCGCCGCGAGGCGCTGGATTATGCGATCAACCAGCACATCCCGCCGCAGTCGTTGCCGGAGCAGTGGGACATCGCCGGGCTGGAAGCGGTGCTGTACAGCGATTTCGGTACGCGCCTGCCAGTCCAGCAGTGGCTCGACGACGACGAGAAGCTGTACGAGGAAACCCTGCGCGAGCGAATCCTCGAGGCCTTGATCACCGCTTACAACGAGAAGGAAGAGCTGGCTGGCGCCGAGGCGCTACGCACGTTCGAGAAGCAAATCGTGCTGCGCGTTCTTGACGATTTGTGGAAAGACCATTTGTCGACGATGGATCATCTGCGTCACGGCATCCATCTTCGCGGTTATGCTCAAAAGAATCCCAAGCAGGAATACAAGCGAGAGTCCTTCGCGCTGTTTCAGGATCTGCTCGAATCGATCAAGCGTGACAGCATCCGCGTCCTTTCCCATGTCCAGGTCCGCCGAGAAGATCCGGTGGAGGAAGAGCAGCGTCTGCGCCGCGAAGCCGAAGAACTGGCGCAGCGCATGCAGTTCCAACATGCCGAGGTGTCGGCGCTGGAGCAGTCTGACGAAGAGCCGGATGCAGAGGGTGGTGTGGCCACAGCGGCAGCGCCCGTGCGCACCGAGCAGAAGATCGGGCGCAACGAGCCTTGTCCCTGTGGCTCCGGCAAGAAATACAAACACTGTCACGGACAGGTTCAATAA
- a CDS encoding DUF3509 domain-containing protein has translation MDSPFKKISDVFQPAYNVNFSIEKPDGSILLTLTDAAGVAVKRFISSSQWRDQQQLERLITSLQFSLAIERGEQVSTYRLTKHSHSAVQ, from the coding sequence ATGGACAGTCCTTTCAAGAAAATCAGCGATGTATTCCAGCCAGCTTACAACGTCAATTTCAGCATCGAGAAACCTGACGGCAGCATCCTGCTGACGCTGACCGACGCAGCAGGTGTTGCGGTCAAACGCTTTATCAGCTCCAGTCAGTGGAGGGACCAGCAGCAGCTTGAGCGATTGATCACCAGTTTGCAGTTCAGCCTCGCAATCGAACGCGGCGAACAAGTCAGCACTTATCGACTAACCAAACATTCGCATTCTGCCGTTCAGTAA
- a CDS encoding DUF721 domain-containing protein: MSLRPLPAKAPASLLREAKPLKALFGEARRLDRLQHLVESQLQPAAREYCRVASWREGTLLLIVTDGHWATRLRYQQRRLQRQLQGMDEFKDLSKILFKVQPPETPRHKPGPAPELSARAADNIQETARVITDPKLKAALERLASHARPVTDD; this comes from the coding sequence ATGTCGTTGCGCCCACTGCCAGCCAAAGCACCCGCTTCGCTGTTGCGCGAGGCAAAACCGCTAAAAGCCCTGTTCGGCGAGGCACGACGACTCGATCGGCTACAGCATCTGGTCGAAAGTCAACTGCAGCCTGCGGCTCGAGAATATTGCCGTGTGGCCTCATGGCGTGAAGGGACCTTGCTGCTCATCGTCACGGATGGCCATTGGGCGACGCGTCTGCGCTACCAACAACGACGCTTGCAGCGACAGCTGCAGGGCATGGACGAATTTAAAGACCTGAGCAAGATCCTGTTCAAGGTCCAGCCTCCCGAGACGCCGCGGCACAAACCCGGACCAGCACCTGAGCTGTCTGCCCGCGCAGCGGACAACATCCAAGAAACCGCGCGCGTTATCACGGACCCTAAACTCAAGGCCGCGCTCGAACGGCTCGCCAGCCACGCTCGCCCTGTCACGGATGACTGA
- a CDS encoding DUF1302 domain-containing protein: MTKTTRQGIFQPKTLALAVALGIASPAYAVTFNVGEIEGQFDSSMSIGASWSTTDRDMDLVGLANGGTGYTQTGDDGRLNFKKGETFSKIFKGIHDLELRYGDSGAFIRGKYWYDFELKDEDRLFKDISDSNRKEAAQSSGAQILDAFLYHNYYLGDLPGTVRLGKQVVSWGESTFIGNSINSINPLDAAAFRRPGAEIKEGLIPVNMLYVSQSLSDRLSMEAFYQLEWDQTIIDNCGTFFASNDVAADGCDDNYTVLSAEQRDGILGAGATIDQLNALIGADYYAGLDDLGIIVGPEGVTVPRGGDRDARDSGQYGLAFRWLADAAEYGLYFMNYHSRTPTVGYKNASASEIGALLGLLGADSPATGLPPGAAFDALASPALLSNGEYFLEYPEDIRLYGASFASTLPTGTAWSGEISYRPNLPVALNSTYTTGLLATGIGASIGAGDIAGAIGQAGVEHRGYNRKEVTQIQTTFTHFFDQVFGAGRVTVVGEIGYAHVGGLESKSELRYGRDSIYGLDTPEYGNDGFVTANSWGYRLRALANYSNVFAGVNLTPNLSFAHDVDGYGPNGLFNEGSKAVSVGVDAEYQNTYTASLSYTDFFGGDYNTLVDRDFLALSVGVNF; encoded by the coding sequence ATGACAAAAACAACAAGGCAAGGAATCTTCCAGCCCAAAACCCTGGCCCTCGCGGTCGCGTTGGGCATCGCATCGCCGGCTTACGCTGTTACTTTCAATGTTGGGGAAATCGAGGGTCAATTTGACTCGTCCATGTCTATTGGAGCCAGTTGGTCGACGACTGATCGCGATATGGATCTGGTAGGCCTTGCTAATGGCGGCACCGGTTATACCCAAACGGGTGACGATGGCCGTCTGAACTTCAAAAAAGGCGAGACCTTTTCCAAGATATTTAAAGGCATTCACGATCTCGAACTGCGCTACGGTGACAGCGGTGCCTTCATCCGTGGTAAATACTGGTACGACTTCGAACTGAAAGATGAAGATCGTTTGTTCAAGGACATCAGCGACAGCAACCGCAAGGAGGCTGCGCAATCCTCCGGCGCACAGATTCTCGACGCCTTCCTGTACCACAATTATTACTTGGGCGATCTACCGGGCACTGTTCGACTCGGCAAGCAGGTGGTCAGCTGGGGCGAAAGTACCTTCATCGGCAACTCTATTAACTCGATCAACCCGCTCGATGCGGCAGCGTTTCGTCGGCCAGGTGCTGAGATCAAGGAAGGTCTGATTCCGGTCAATATGCTCTACGTATCCCAGAGCTTGAGTGATCGGCTCAGCATGGAGGCCTTCTACCAACTGGAATGGGACCAGACCATCATTGATAACTGCGGAACGTTTTTCGCAAGCAACGACGTAGCGGCCGATGGCTGCGATGATAACTACACGGTGCTTTCAGCCGAACAGCGTGATGGCATTCTCGGAGCTGGCGCTACGATCGACCAGTTAAATGCGCTCATTGGTGCGGACTATTACGCTGGTTTGGATGATCTGGGCATTATCGTCGGGCCTGAAGGCGTTACTGTTCCTCGCGGTGGCGATCGGGATGCTCGTGATTCTGGCCAGTATGGCTTGGCCTTCCGCTGGCTGGCTGACGCGGCCGAATACGGTCTTTACTTCATGAACTATCACAGCCGTACGCCGACAGTAGGGTATAAAAACGCATCGGCCTCCGAGATTGGTGCGCTTCTTGGTCTGCTCGGTGCAGATTCGCCTGCAACCGGACTGCCGCCGGGTGCCGCGTTCGATGCATTGGCTTCCCCCGCGCTATTGAGCAATGGCGAATACTTTCTAGAATATCCAGAAGATATCCGCCTGTATGGTGCAAGCTTCGCTTCGACCCTGCCTACCGGTACTGCTTGGTCGGGTGAAATCAGCTACCGCCCTAACCTGCCGGTTGCGCTTAACTCCACCTACACCACGGGCTTACTTGCAACCGGTATCGGTGCCTCAATCGGCGCAGGTGACATAGCAGGGGCGATTGGTCAGGCAGGTGTCGAGCATCGGGGTTATAACCGTAAGGAAGTCACTCAGATTCAGACAACCTTTACGCATTTCTTCGATCAGGTGTTCGGAGCTGGACGTGTCACTGTCGTGGGTGAGATTGGTTACGCGCATGTAGGTGGCCTCGAAAGCAAAAGCGAGCTTCGCTATGGCCGAGACTCTATCTACGGCCTTGATACGCCGGAATACGGTAATGATGGCTTCGTTACCGCCAACTCTTGGGGCTACCGCTTGCGTGCTCTGGCCAACTACAGCAACGTGTTTGCCGGAGTGAACCTGACGCCTAACCTGTCCTTCGCACATGACGTCGATGGCTACGGACCGAACGGTTTGTTCAATGAAGGTTCCAAGGCTGTCAGTGTCGGCGTCGATGCCGAATACCAGAACACTTACACGGCCAGCTTGTCATACACCGATTTCTTTGGCGGTGACTACAACACCCTGGTTGATCGTGACTTCCTCGCGCTCAGCGTTGGCGTGAACTTTTAA